In Hippoglossus stenolepis isolate QCI-W04-F060 chromosome 5, HSTE1.2, whole genome shotgun sequence, one genomic interval encodes:
- the cdkn1cb gene encoding cyclin-dependent kinase inhibitor 1C: MSNVQLSCSALERLVARRTFPLHRRTSVCRNLFGPVDHDELSREMTAKMREISERDQQRWNFNFEANTPLDGDYKWEEVPVDNTPEFYQDSVQNDRTRVPVKQRPSSDSAVPETPLTDALERLAVPESSGTPCQVEVKENRTDKINSGRTSHRQVPCLRRKRAATTDNNTHITDFFVKRRRAADRKPSDTGACHLSKSPIPVEQTPRKRIR, from the exons ATGTCCAATGTCCAGTTATCGTGCAGCGCGCTGGAGAGGCTGGTGGCCAGGAGGACCTTCCCTCTCCACAGGCGCACCAGCGTCTGCCGCAACCTCTTCGGGCCGGTAGACCACGACGAGCTGAGCCGGGAGATGACAGCCAAGATGCGGGAGATTTCCGAGCGCGACCAGCAGAGGTGGAACTTTAATTTCGAGGCCAACACTCCGCTGGATGGGGATTACAAGTGGGAAGAGGTGCCCGTGGATAACACGCCGGAGTTTTACCAGGACTCGGTACAAAACGACAGGACCCGGGTGCCCGTCAAGCAGAGGCCCTCCTCGGACTCCGCCGTGCCGGAGACGCCTCTCACGGACGCGCTGGAGCGCTTGGCCGTGCCCGAGAGCAGCGGCACTCCGTGCCAGGTGGAGGTCAAGGAGAACCGCACGGACAAGATCAACTCAGGGAGGACGAGTCACAGACAGGTCCCGTGTCTGAGACGCAAGAGGGCTGCCACTactgacaacaacacacacatcacag actttTTCGTGAAACGAAGGAGGGCTGCTGACAGAAAACCCAGTGACACGGGTGCGTGCCACCTCTCCAAGTCTCCGATCCCGGTAGAGCAGACTCCACGGAAGAGGATCCGTTGA